One genomic window of Haloferax mediterranei ATCC 33500 includes the following:
- a CDS encoding DMT family transporter, whose translation MTRYRNLGLFVVLAAVWGSAFMAIKAGLEFFPPVLFAALRYDVAGVIMLGYAFYATDSPLPRGRAEWTEIAIGAVFLIASYHALLFIGETDPAVTSAAAAVIVSLSPVLTSGFARLLLPSERLTPLGIVGLLLGLVGVAVLSELDPSNLLAGGTVAKLLIFGAAAAFALGSVLTRRVDSDMPIETMEAWSMLGGALLMHVVSVGLNESFADVVLNTESIVALAYLSLAASALGFLIYFDLLARLGPIEINLVSYVAPVFAALSGWVFLNEVPTSATVGGFGLIFIGFILLKRRAIQSELRYRLGNEARTTD comes from the coding sequence GTGACACGGTATCGCAATCTCGGATTATTCGTCGTCCTCGCCGCTGTCTGGGGGTCCGCGTTCATGGCAATCAAAGCCGGACTGGAATTCTTCCCTCCGGTTCTCTTTGCCGCTCTGCGCTACGACGTTGCAGGAGTGATAATGCTCGGGTATGCGTTCTACGCGACCGACTCGCCGCTTCCACGCGGTCGAGCAGAGTGGACGGAAATCGCTATTGGAGCCGTCTTCCTCATCGCGAGCTATCACGCCCTCCTGTTTATCGGTGAGACTGACCCGGCAGTTACCAGTGCCGCTGCCGCCGTTATTGTGAGTCTCAGCCCGGTTCTCACGAGCGGTTTCGCACGACTACTGCTTCCGAGTGAGCGATTGACGCCGCTCGGAATTGTCGGTCTCCTCCTCGGACTCGTCGGCGTTGCCGTCCTCTCCGAACTCGACCCGAGTAATCTACTGGCTGGCGGAACCGTTGCGAAACTCCTCATCTTCGGGGCGGCAGCGGCGTTCGCTCTTGGGTCGGTTCTCACTCGACGCGTCGATTCCGACATGCCGATAGAAACGATGGAGGCGTGGTCGATGCTCGGTGGGGCGCTGCTGATGCACGTCGTCTCTGTCGGTCTCAACGAGTCGTTCGCCGACGTGGTTCTCAATACGGAATCCATTGTCGCGCTCGCGTACCTGTCGCTCGCGGCGAGTGCGCTCGGCTTTCTCATCTACTTCGACCTGCTCGCCCGTCTCGGCCCGATTGAGATTAATCTCGTCTCCTACGTCGCACCCGTCTTCGCGGCGTTGTCTGGCTGGGTATTCTTGAACGAAGTACCGACTTCTGCCACAGTGGGTGGATTCGGTCTCATCTTTATCGGGTTTATCCTGTTAAAACGCAGGGCGATTCAGAGCGAGCTCCGGTATCGACTCGGCAACGAAGCCAGAACGACCGACTGA
- a CDS encoding aldo/keto reductase, giving the protein MSLEMVPLGRTGTKVSEIAFGTWRFGRQNDAGVVEVGGDRAHELLDAYAASGGNFIDTADMYGDGASETFIGDWLSDRDREDFVIASKIFWPTREDANGCGLNRKHLRRQIDLILDRLGTDYVDLLYIHRWDDETPVEEFMRTLDGFVRDGKVNYLGTSTLEPNAWKVVKANELADKRGYEPFRLAQPRYNAVNREVEGNYLDMCADYDIGLIPWSPLAGGFLTGKYTRGERPPADSRAANDQRFADSYLTPANFDALEVIETVATEVDASPAQVSLAWLMHHPQVTAPIIGARTVDQLKEDIVAANIDLTADQFERISAAKQHLSA; this is encoded by the coding sequence ATGTCGCTGGAGATGGTTCCACTGGGACGAACCGGGACGAAAGTTTCGGAGATTGCATTCGGAACGTGGCGGTTCGGTCGGCAGAACGATGCGGGCGTTGTCGAGGTCGGGGGTGACCGGGCACACGAACTCCTCGATGCATACGCCGCTTCTGGGGGGAACTTCATCGACACTGCGGATATGTACGGCGACGGGGCGAGTGAGACATTTATCGGAGACTGGCTCTCGGACCGTGACCGAGAGGACTTCGTTATCGCATCGAAGATTTTCTGGCCGACTCGAGAGGACGCAAACGGATGTGGACTCAACCGAAAACACCTCCGTCGGCAGATTGACCTCATTCTCGACCGGCTCGGAACCGACTACGTCGACCTGCTTTATATCCACCGCTGGGACGACGAGACGCCGGTTGAGGAGTTCATGCGGACGCTCGACGGGTTCGTCCGCGATGGAAAGGTGAACTATCTCGGAACGTCGACGCTCGAACCTAACGCTTGGAAGGTCGTCAAGGCCAACGAACTCGCGGACAAGCGCGGCTACGAACCGTTCCGACTCGCCCAGCCGCGGTACAACGCGGTCAACCGCGAAGTCGAAGGGAACTATCTCGACATGTGCGCCGACTACGACATCGGTCTCATCCCGTGGTCGCCGCTAGCCGGTGGATTTCTCACCGGAAAGTACACTCGCGGCGAGCGCCCACCAGCGGACTCTCGCGCTGCGAATGACCAGCGCTTCGCCGATTCGTATCTGACTCCGGCCAACTTCGACGCACTCGAAGTTATCGAGACTGTCGCGACCGAAGTCGACGCTTCGCCCGCACAGGTTAGTCTCGCGTGGCTCATGCACCACCCGCAGGTCACTGCCCCCATTATCGGTGCGCGGACAGTCGACCAGCTTAAAGAGGATATCGTCGCCGCCAACATCGACCTCACGGCCGACCAATTCGAGCGCATTTCGGCCGCCAAACAACATCTCTCCGCGTGA